CAGGTTATCGGTTTTCGCCTGGTCCGACTTTGCCGGCAGCAGGTCGCCAGCGATTTGCTCGATCGCGAATTGATTGAACGGCTTGTCGGCGTTGAAAGCGTCAATCACATAGTCGCGATACCGCCAGGCGTGCGGGTAGCTCATGTTGACTTCGCGACCGGTCGATTCGGCGTAACGGACGACGTCGAGCCAATGGCGGCCCCACCGCTCGCCGAATTGCGGCGATGCGAGTAGCCGATCCACGACCATCGCAATGGCGCTCTCGGGATCTTGTTTCCAGGCCGATTCGAAGTACTCGATCTGTTCGGGCGTCGGCGGTAGGCCGATCAGGTCGAACGTGAGCCGGCGGAGCACCTGATGCGAATCGGCGTCGGCGGCCGGCGGCAACTCGTGCGACTCCAGTTCGCACAGCACGAAACGGTCGATGTCGGAGATCGCCCAGTCGTTGTTCTGGGGCGTCGGAATCGGCGGTTGACGCAGCGGTTGATAGGCCCAGAAGTTTTGCTGGGCGGCGGCGATATCCTCGTCGGTGACGGTCGATTGAATCGGTTCGACGCGCCGCTCGCGTGGGTCGGGGGCGCCCATCTCGATCCAGGCCTGGAAGTCGGCGATCACATGGGGCGGCAGTTTGCGGTTTGGCGGCATGCGGAAGTCTTCGTGCCGCATCGCACTTAAGATCAGGCTTTCGTCCGGCTCGCCATCGACAATCGCTGGTCCGCTATCGCCGCCGACATGGATCAGTGCTCGGGTATCGAGTCGCAATCCTCCCCGCACGTTGCCGGCCTTGTCGCTATGGCAGCCGTAGCATTCCTTCACCAAGACGGGGCGGATCTTCGTTTCAAAGAAGTTGAGCTGTTCCGGCGTGAACAGGCTGCCGTCGTCCGCGGCCGTTTCCTCGGCCGACGCGACCGCGACCAATAGCAACAGCAGCAGGCCGCCGCCAAGCGTGGCGACAATTGGCATGAGACGCGATCGCACGCCTCCTTCCCGATGGTATCTAGTTGCCAGGCGTCTCATCTTTATTCGCTCCAAGGCCGTGACAAGTTCAGTCGCTTTACAAGATACTTATCCGCGACGAGAAAATCATGACGCAATTTTCCGACAGCCCGGCCAAGAAAATTGGCGGATCGATCCCTACCAGTCCGTTGATTTTCTCAACGGGCTGCGTGATCGCACGGATGCGATCCCAAAATAGCGACGTAAGTCGTTATTTTGCGAGCCGCGAAGAGCTATGCTCTGAGTCTGGCGAGGTTGAAAAATGCCACGATGGCATTTTTCAACAGGCAGCTACGGAGCGTCGGTATTAGCTGAGCCAGGGAGAGAAGCGTCGACGATGACCCGCACCTGATCGCTAAGCGGCCCCCAGACCGATAGGTCGAGCAGCACGGTGCGGCGATCGGGGCTAAGCCTGATGCCATCGCCTTGCGGCGCTTTGTGCAGCTCTAGGCCGCGCTTGAACTGCGGCACGCGTCCGCCACGGATCGAAAAGCGGAAGTCGCTTTCTTTGAGCTCTTCTTCGCGGACGATTACGCCCAGCACCGGCTTGGTAAACGTGATGCTGCCGCGAACCCGCTTATCCGAATCTGGTGCGTCGACCGGCGTATTCTTGTCGGCCGGATTGAACTGCAGGACATAGCTGCGAACCCGCTTTCCGGCAGGGACTTCGCCGCCGGTCAGCGACTTGTCCGAGCGGTATCGTCCAGGGGCGTCGATGTTCACTGGGCAAGGATAGTCGAGCGTCAGCGGATACCCTTCCGGCAAGACGAAGATCTTGGCGTCGCTCTCGACGTGACCCAGCCGCCGCGGCCACGGCGGCGCGAAGCGAAAGGCGCCGGTCGACTTGGCGATGCCGGAAGCGGCGGGCCAGAGACGCTCGAACCGCTTGGGGCTGAAGGCGACGTTGCGTGCCGAACCTTGCGCATCAAGCTCTAGCGACTCCCCTTCGACCAGCCGCCGCTTTTCGTCACGCTTGTCGATCACTTCGACTTCGCCGTTAAAGACGGTCACCAGCGACGAGCCGTCCTCGTTCAGCGCCACGCCGAAGGCGGTACCGAGATCGATGATCTTCGACTGCGGCGTGTTGACGACGAAACCTTCGGCGCCTTTCGGCACGGTCGCCGTCATCAGGCCCGTTAATAATTGCGTCGTATCGATCGCGTCGATCTGATAGCGAACCGGGCCCTCAAGCGTCACCTCGACGCCGCTGTCAAACTCCAACTGCATCATCCCGGCGACAAATTGAATCTGCTCGGCCGCCAGGCGATCGCCGATCTGAAACTCTTCGGCGGCTTTCCCATCAAGGTCGGTGACGCCGGTAATGGTCAGAAAGGCCGGAGCGGCCGCCACTTCGACTGGGGAAGGCGCCGGGGAATTGGCTTGTTCGGATGTTGAGTACCAATACGGTGCGGCAACGAGCGTCAACAAACAGGCCGCTAGCGCGATGCAGATCGCCACGACCGACGCCGGGCGGGCCAGCGACCGAGAAACTCGCTCTTCCGATGCGATCGTCGCCGAGATTTCGTTCAGTTTGATTTCGGCCTCGAGTCGCTGGTCGAGGTAAACCAACTCGGCAAACCGCTGCGCATTCTCGGCGTCGGCGTTGATCCAAGCTTCCAATTCGGTCAACTGCTCGGCAGTTAGCGTCTCGTCGAGATAGCCAGTGAGCAAGTTGTCGACGTCGCGACTCATCGACCTGCTCCTTCGGCGGCCGCTTTCGCCTCGACGCAATCGCGCAATTGTTCCCGGATGCGCTGCAGCGCCTTCGCCACCGAGTTGGCTGTCATTTGGATCCGGGCCGCGATCGCCGCCGGCTTCAGGTCTTGCTGATAGCGCAGGTCGCACAGTTGCCTTGCCCGGCCTTGCAACTGAGCGATGCAGTCGGGCAAGAAGTCAAGCTTTGCCGGCGGGGCCTCGGTTTGAAAGGTGGCCTGCAGGTTGGCGATCGTCTCGTCGCTGAAGACCAGCCGATCGCGCTTGCGGCGCCGCAAATAGAGCCCAATCTGGTTGCGAGCGATCCCCAAGGCCCACGCATTAAACGGCTTGCTGGTATCGTACGTCTCAAACGACCGCAGCACCGCCAGCGCCGTCTCTTGCATCACGTCGTCACGATCGACCTGATCGCGAACGACCGACGTCACAAACGCGGCGACCATCGGCTGCGCGGAAGTCCAAAGCCGGGTGGCCTGTAAGGTGTTTTCGTCCAAGGTGCTCTCCGGAATAGTCTCTAGAGGTAACTTATCCGGAGCCGCTCGATCGTGACGCGAAAACCAAAAAAAATTCTTACGATCGAAACGGCTTAGCAGTCCGTTGATTTTCTCGAGGGACTGCGTGATCGCAGGGATCCGCGCAGAGCTATGCTCTGAGCCTGGCGAGGTTGAAAATGCCACGAGGGCATTTTTCAACAGGCAGCTAAGTAGCGTGATATCGATTGTATAAAAGAAAACCGGCGCCACGTCCACCGAATTGAAGCGTCGACCGGCCAGTTTTGTCCTGCACCAATCCATGGTTCGGAGGGGAACGATGGCTACTTAGCCAACGACCAATCGCGCCTGCTGCTCCGAAACCGAAAAGGTGGCGATATTGCCGCTGTTGAATTCGAGGAAGTCGTCCTCGACGCCATCGGAAAAAATCACTCCCTGGGTTGGCATCAGAGAGCCAAGTACGAGTTCATCTCCGTCGTTAAGGATTCCCATAATGTTGTCGGCGGAAGAGTGACGGCTGACGAACGGCTCGCGCACCGCCCACATCAGCTTCCGCTCGTCGCGGGCCAGCGATAATCTCGGAAGCTCGCTGTCGGTCGTAAAGCGGCTGATTCCGGCCGCCATGTTGAAGACCGACGACATCCAACCGGTGGCGCCGGCGCCGGTCGAAATCAGCACGCCGCTGGACGACTGCGACTCGCGCCTGCCGTCCGCTTCCAGGGTGTACCGCGCCGAGGCGTGCGTGCGGCAGCCGACAAAGAAGTCGTTAAAGGCCACCATCCGCTGCCCGGTGATCGTGTTGACCTCGGCCAGGGTGATCGGTTCAAAGCGGGCCTGCTGTTTCATCACCCGCTGCATCGCTGCCCGCGCTTCACGCACTTGAAACGGCAGCAGTACGCCGTCGTAGCGCAGCGGATCAGGGTTCACGCCGATCACCGGCAGGTCGCCGGCATACTTCGCCACGTTCGCCACCAACCCATCCTGGCCGATCACGACCACCGCCAGGCAGCGGCCGAAGTCAAAGTTGGCCAGAAAACTGCGATCGACTTCCCGCACGGGGATGCCGAGATCGAGTTCGCGATACAACTGTTGGAGCGACTCGTTGTATTGGGCGTCTTCTTCCTCGTACACCTCGCGATCAGTCAGTTCGATCGCCGAGTCCGCGAACTCGCACAGGTCTGTTTCGCTAACGGCGATCCCTCGTCTCGCGCGCACCTGACGGCGACGTTCCACTTCGTGTTTGACGGCCGCGCCCAGCAAAAAGTCGGCCTGGTTGGAAGTTCCCCATCGTTGTTTCAAGCCCTCCAGCCGCGTTTCGCGGGTGACGACCGCGATCATGTTCGAGACCGTACGCATCGGCAAACTCCTTTAACGCGACTTTCGTTTTTTCCCCGGGCCTTGTCCACCGTCCGATTGATTGTCGAGCAACGTCGACAGCAGGTCAGGCGAAATGTTCAAGTTGCCGATGTTCTCCGCATTGTCGGCCAGGTCGCGGAAGGCCATTGCGATCAGCTGATTGGCGTTCAAACCGCCGGGCGCCGCGGCCAACAGCGTTCGCCAGTCGATATCTTTCAGCGGCTCAAGCATCGCTTTTAAGGCGTCGGCCTTCGCTTCCGACTCTTTCCGCTCGTTCTCGATCTTCCGATCGACCAGCGTCGCCCGCTCTTGCTCGATGGCGATGTCGGCCTGCAGTTTGGTTTCGCGCACCTGACGCTGTTTTTGCTGAACGGCGATCTCGGTGTTCAGTTCGTTCTCTTTGATCTGGCGTTCCAGCTCGACCGCCGTATTGCGGCGAGCATAGATCGCTTCATCCGCTTCCAGCAGCAACTGTTCGCGAGCTTCGGCCTGCAGCGCCTTCGCCATTTCGGGCATCGCCTTGATCGAGAGAACCGAAAGGTTCATCACTTCAACCCCCAGCAGCGCCACCGCCGGCGACTCGGCCAGCTGGGCGAAGACCTGGGCGACCAACTCGTCGCTGCTGGTTAGCAGTTCGCGCAGCGTCTTCTTCAGCGTGAAGGCCCGGGCCAACGTTTGCGTGGTGTGAATCAAGCGATCGTTCAGCTTGGTCGGATCGTCGGAACGATACCTGCCGTTGCTGTCGACGCTGAAGTCGAGCAGCGACGCGAGCTTGGCCGGGCTCGTCACCCGAAAGGTCAGCTCTCCCTGAATCGTGGCGTCTTGAAAGTCGGCCGTCACTTCGTTGAAGACGAACGGCACGTCGGTACTGGCCAGCGGCAACTGCACCAGCGTCGCGGTTGGCGAGAAATAGAAGAACGACTGCCCGGCGCCCTCGCAAACCACTTTGCCGCGCCGAAACAACATGACATGCGTCGAGGGAGGCGCCTTTACATAGCTGATTCCTAACATCGCCCAGTTCCTCCAAAGATGAGATTTCACCGCTCGAAAAGAGCTGTTGTTACCTAAGTGTATTATTTACACTGATGCGGGTCAACGATTTTGATCAGTCTCGTTCACTATCGTGCTCTTCGCAGATTTCGCCCGGCAATGGGCCGAAAATAGAGATCCGTAAGACACGTCGAAGTGGTCGGAAGTTCGCTGGCGTTTACCGCTGGGACGCGTCCCAGCCTACGTTAGCAACTCGCTCGGGCTCACCCAGCGGCGTTCTTGGGCCGAGAGCAGCCCGGCCTGCGCCAGCGCGACGCCAGCAGCGCCGGCGCGAATCGACCAGGGGAAGTCCCCTTCGCCGGCGACGTGCTTCAGAAATAGCTCCCACTGCGTTTTGAACGCATTCTCTTCGACCGGCGGCGCCGGCAGCTTCCGCCAAGCTTCGCAAAAGTTGATCGGCTGCGGCACGTCGGGATTCCAAACCGGCGTTGGCGTCGACGCCAGGTCTTGCACCCAGCAATCGCGCAGCCCGGCGACGGCCGATCCCTGCGTTCCATCCATCTGAATGGTCAGCAGATCATCGCGGCGAACTCGGGTCGACCACGAGCTATTGAACTGACACGTGACGCCGCTTTCCATCTCGAAGATCGCATAGGCGGCGTCATCGGCGGTGCACTGGTAGGCGTTGCCCGCTTCGTCGATCCGCTGTGGCACGTCGACCTTGGCATGCGTCAACACCGCCGCGATCGGCCCCAGCAAATCATTCAGCAAATATTGCCAGTGGCAGAACATGTCGATGATCATGCCGCCGCCGTCTTCCGCCCGATAGTTCCAACTGGGCCGCTGCGCCGGTCGCTGGGGATCGTGCCCGCTGAAGACCCAATAGCCAAAGTCTCCCCGCACGCCCAAGATCTCGCCAAAGAAGCCTTCGTCACGCAGCTTCCGCAGTTGGCAGATGCCTGGCAGCCACAGCTTGTCTTGCACCACGCCGTTCTTGACGCCTGCCGTCTCGCACAGCTCGGCCAGCTGAATCGCCTCGGCCAGTTCGACGGCGACCGGTTTTTCGCAGTAGATCGCTTTGCCATGTTCGACCGCCGCGCGGATGACGCGGGGGCGAACCTGCGTGCTGGCCGCGTCAAACACAATGTCAACGCGATTGTCGGCGATTACTGCCTCCAAATCGGTCGA
This sequence is a window from Blastopirellula retiformator. Protein-coding genes within it:
- a CDS encoding FecR domain-containing protein — translated: MSRDVDNLLTGYLDETLTAEQLTELEAWINADAENAQRFAELVYLDQRLEAEIKLNEISATIASEERVSRSLARPASVVAICIALAACLLTLVAAPYWYSTSEQANSPAPSPVEVAAAPAFLTITGVTDLDGKAAEEFQIGDRLAAEQIQFVAGMMQLEFDSGVEVTLEGPVRYQIDAIDTTQLLTGLMTATVPKGAEGFVVNTPQSKIIDLGTAFGVALNEDGSSLVTVFNGEVEVIDKRDEKRRLVEGESLELDAQGSARNVAFSPKRFERLWPAASGIAKSTGAFRFAPPWPRRLGHVESDAKIFVLPEGYPLTLDYPCPVNIDAPGRYRSDKSLTGGEVPAGKRVRSYVLQFNPADKNTPVDAPDSDKRVRGSITFTKPVLGVIVREEELKESDFRFSIRGGRVPQFKRGLELHKAPQGDGIRLSPDRRTVLLDLSVWGPLSDQVRVIVDASLPGSANTDAP
- a CDS encoding sigma-70 family RNA polymerase sigma factor codes for the protein MDENTLQATRLWTSAQPMVAAFVTSVVRDQVDRDDVMQETALAVLRSFETYDTSKPFNAWALGIARNQIGLYLRRRKRDRLVFSDETIANLQATFQTEAPPAKLDFLPDCIAQLQGRARQLCDLRYQQDLKPAAIAARIQMTANSVAKALQRIREQLRDCVEAKAAAEGAGR
- a CDS encoding NAD(+)/NADH kinase, whose translation is MRTVSNMIAVVTRETRLEGLKQRWGTSNQADFLLGAAVKHEVERRRQVRARRGIAVSETDLCEFADSAIELTDREVYEEEDAQYNESLQQLYRELDLGIPVREVDRSFLANFDFGRCLAVVVIGQDGLVANVAKYAGDLPVIGVNPDPLRYDGVLLPFQVREARAAMQRVMKQQARFEPITLAEVNTITGQRMVAFNDFFVGCRTHASARYTLEADGRRESQSSSGVLISTGAGATGWMSSVFNMAAGISRFTTDSELPRLSLARDERKLMWAVREPFVSRHSSADNIMGILNDGDELVLGSLMPTQGVIFSDGVEDDFLEFNSGNIATFSVSEQQARLVVG
- a CDS encoding SPFH domain-containing protein, translating into MLGISYVKAPPSTHVMLFRRGKVVCEGAGQSFFYFSPTATLVQLPLASTDVPFVFNEVTADFQDATIQGELTFRVTSPAKLASLLDFSVDSNGRYRSDDPTKLNDRLIHTTQTLARAFTLKKTLRELLTSSDELVAQVFAQLAESPAVALLGVEVMNLSVLSIKAMPEMAKALQAEAREQLLLEADEAIYARRNTAVELERQIKENELNTEIAVQQKQRQVRETKLQADIAIEQERATLVDRKIENERKESEAKADALKAMLEPLKDIDWRTLLAAAPGGLNANQLIAMAFRDLADNAENIGNLNISPDLLSTLLDNQSDGGQGPGKKRKSR
- a CDS encoding Gfo/Idh/MocA family protein, which gives rise to MDRTLTVALHGATGRMGGNQHLIRSLLAIIQQGGVPLASGDTLQVEPILVAREEEKLRQLALEVAPQQIGRAVEFSTDLEAVIADNRVDIVFDAASTQVRPRVIRAAVEHGKAIYCEKPVAVELAEAIQLAELCETAGVKNGVVQDKLWLPGICQLRKLRDEGFFGEILGVRGDFGYWVFSGHDPQRPAQRPSWNYRAEDGGGMIIDMFCHWQYLLNDLLGPIAAVLTHAKVDVPQRIDEAGNAYQCTADDAAYAIFEMESGVTCQFNSSWSTRVRRDDLLTIQMDGTQGSAVAGLRDCWVQDLASTPTPVWNPDVPQPINFCEAWRKLPAPPVEENAFKTQWELFLKHVAGEGDFPWSIRAGAAGVALAQAGLLSAQERRWVSPSELLT